One genomic segment of Pseudoalteromonas sp. GCY includes these proteins:
- the recJ gene encoding single-stranded-DNA-specific exonuclease RecJ yields MHTEIKPRERVDDSHLPASLHPVIKQLYAARGVKSAVELDNSAATLHDFKLFKDIELASQILAEALSLQQQVLIVGDFDADGATSTAVLMEGLPQFGFQRVDYLVPDRFSLGYGLSPALAEQIVAINPDLVITVDNGISCIRGVEIVKQAGIKVIVTDHHLQGDELPIADAIVNPNRVDCDFPSKSIAGVGVAFYLLIALRHYLREQNYFVEQNVAMPNLATLLDIVALGTVADVVALDANNRTLVHQGLARIRSGQTRPGIQALIEVSNRDNARLSASDFGFALAPRLNAAGRLDDMSLGIACLLSKDINQARRIASELDSLNIERREIEQSMQQEAQAVLERLVLKSQEVPDALCLYQDDWHQGVIGILAGRLKEKYHRPCIIFAQGDNGEIKGSCRSIEGLHMRDLLESINTQHPELIVKFGGHAMAAGLTILESEFARFKQVFEQNVSATLSEEAKQSILLTDGELPGDCFTMDFAFELQQAGPWGQQFSEPVFQDVFELVQQRIVGDKHLKLVLKHRSGRLVDAIAFNVDVRAWPNLQATHALFAYQLDINEFRGKYNLQLIVRELQAQPN; encoded by the coding sequence ATGCATACAGAAATTAAACCAAGAGAGCGGGTTGATGACAGCCATTTACCGGCTTCACTGCATCCCGTGATCAAGCAGCTTTATGCTGCCAGAGGGGTTAAATCGGCCGTTGAGCTCGACAATAGCGCCGCAACCTTACACGATTTTAAATTATTTAAAGACATCGAACTTGCAAGCCAAATTCTGGCTGAAGCACTTTCTTTGCAACAACAAGTGTTGATTGTTGGCGACTTTGACGCCGATGGTGCAACGAGCACTGCCGTATTAATGGAGGGTCTACCTCAGTTTGGTTTTCAGCGTGTGGATTACCTCGTGCCGGATAGGTTTAGCTTGGGGTACGGCTTAAGCCCAGCATTGGCTGAGCAAATCGTCGCCATAAATCCTGATTTGGTGATCACCGTAGATAACGGTATTTCCTGTATTCGCGGTGTCGAAATCGTGAAACAAGCGGGTATAAAGGTGATTGTTACTGATCACCATTTACAAGGTGATGAGTTGCCGATTGCCGATGCGATTGTTAATCCAAATCGTGTTGACTGCGACTTTCCTTCGAAATCTATTGCGGGAGTTGGGGTTGCCTTTTATCTGCTGATAGCGCTGAGACATTACTTACGGGAGCAAAACTATTTTGTGGAGCAAAATGTCGCGATGCCAAATTTGGCGACATTATTAGATATTGTTGCCCTAGGAACTGTGGCTGACGTTGTGGCTTTGGATGCGAATAATCGCACTTTGGTACACCAAGGGCTCGCCCGGATCCGCAGTGGTCAAACGCGACCAGGGATCCAAGCGCTTATCGAGGTTTCTAACCGTGATAATGCAAGATTAAGTGCCAGTGATTTTGGCTTTGCGTTAGCGCCAAGACTCAATGCCGCGGGGCGTCTTGACGATATGAGTTTAGGTATTGCTTGTTTGTTATCGAAAGATATTAATCAAGCTCGCCGTATTGCGTCCGAGCTCGATAGTCTAAATATAGAACGACGCGAGATTGAGCAAAGTATGCAGCAAGAGGCGCAAGCCGTATTGGAGCGCTTGGTACTGAAAAGCCAAGAAGTACCAGATGCCTTGTGTTTGTATCAAGATGATTGGCATCAAGGCGTGATAGGTATTCTAGCGGGACGCTTGAAAGAAAAATATCACCGCCCGTGTATTATTTTTGCACAAGGCGATAACGGCGAGATAAAGGGCTCATGTCGTTCTATTGAAGGTCTACACATGCGCGACCTACTTGAGTCAATCAATACTCAGCATCCAGAATTAATTGTAAAGTTTGGTGGTCATGCGATGGCAGCTGGACTGACCATTTTAGAGTCTGAATTTGCTCGGTTTAAACAGGTATTTGAACAAAACGTCAGTGCGACGCTGAGCGAAGAAGCGAAGCAAAGCATTCTGTTGACGGATGGTGAACTGCCGGGCGATTGCTTTACCATGGATTTTGCTTTTGAGCTACAGCAGGCAGGTCCGTGGGGGCAGCAATTTAGTGAGCCGGTATTTCAGGATGTATTTGAGTTGGTGCAGCAACGTATTGTTGGTGACAAACATCTAAAACTTGTGCTTAAGCACCGCTCTGGTCGATTGGTTGATGCGATAGCATTTAACGTTGACGTTCGGGCTTGGCCAAATCTCCAGGCAACCCATGCTTTATTCGCCTATCAATTAGATATTAATGAGTTTCGTGGTAAATATAATTTGCAGCTCATTGTGCGTGAACTTCAGGCGCAACCGAATTAA
- the dsbC gene encoding bifunctional protein-disulfide isomerase/oxidoreductase DsbC — MKKLIVAASLALSFGAFAEQVEGPVTPTAQVDPITTQFSGLGITVKQIKDSPLAGLKTVITDKGVLYSSADGKYLIQGTMIDLDNRRNITEDALSDVRKKGIAEYEDSMIVYKAENEKHQITVFTDITCGYCRKLHRELEDYLAAGITVKYLAFPRGGLRGSGYEDLKNVWCAKDAAAALTEAKAGGEVKPVENCQAPVAEHYQLGQSFGISGTPAIILEDGSMIPGYQPAAAIAQMLEANSPKS; from the coding sequence ATGAAAAAACTAATAGTTGCCGCTTCACTGGCATTGAGCTTTGGCGCTTTCGCTGAGCAAGTTGAGGGTCCTGTCACACCAACAGCACAAGTAGACCCAATTACGACGCAATTTAGCGGATTAGGTATAACGGTTAAGCAAATCAAAGATAGTCCGCTTGCTGGCTTAAAAACAGTGATCACAGATAAAGGGGTACTGTATTCAAGTGCTGATGGTAAATATCTAATTCAGGGAACTATGATTGATCTTGATAACCGTCGTAATATTACCGAAGACGCGTTGAGCGATGTGCGCAAGAAAGGCATTGCAGAGTACGAAGACTCAATGATTGTCTATAAAGCGGAAAATGAAAAACATCAAATCACGGTATTTACAGACATTACTTGTGGCTACTGCCGCAAACTTCACCGTGAACTAGAAGATTACTTAGCAGCTGGTATTACCGTGAAATACCTAGCTTTCCCACGTGGTGGTTTGCGTGGTTCAGGCTATGAAGATTTGAAAAACGTATGGTGTGCAAAAGATGCTGCAGCTGCACTTACTGAGGCGAAAGCCGGTGGTGAAGTGAAACCAGTTGAAAACTGCCAAGCGCCAGTAGCCGAGCACTATCAACTTGGGCAAAGTTTTGGCATTTCAGGAACACCAGCGATCATTCTTGAAGATGGTTCAATGATCCCAGGTTATCAACCTGCAGCAGCTATTGCACAAATGCTAGAAGCAAATAGCCCTAAGTCATAA
- the xerD gene encoding site-specific tyrosine recombinase XerD — protein MSEHQATSHTLSDLQYIEAFLDALFLEQGLSENTIAAYRSDLEKFLLFIKAETSVSSLLAITSQDVEAYLAHRIDKGLKAKSNARAISALKRFYLYWLREKQIAQSPLDTIAQPKTTPSLPKTLSEQEVEALLNAPDCDDPMGLRDKAMLELLYATGLRVTELVGLRMEQVNMRQAVVLVRGKGGKERLVPMGEEALHWIEQFLKKGRGLMIKHATDFVFPSKRGIGMTRQTFWHRIKHYAILADVKSPLSPHTLRHAFATHLLNHGADLRVVQMMLGHSDLSTTQIYTHVASERLKTLHQQHHPRA, from the coding sequence GTGAGCGAACACCAAGCAACTTCCCATACACTGTCCGATCTGCAATATATAGAAGCCTTTTTAGATGCGCTATTTTTGGAGCAAGGGCTCAGTGAAAATACCATTGCAGCCTATCGCAGCGACCTTGAAAAGTTTCTCTTATTTATAAAAGCAGAAACCTCGGTGTCTTCTTTACTGGCGATCACAAGCCAGGACGTCGAGGCTTATTTGGCACACAGAATAGACAAGGGCTTAAAAGCAAAGAGTAACGCGCGAGCCATCAGTGCATTAAAGAGATTTTATTTATATTGGTTGCGAGAAAAACAAATCGCGCAGTCTCCACTGGATACTATTGCGCAACCTAAAACAACACCGTCGCTGCCAAAAACCTTGTCAGAGCAAGAAGTTGAGGCCTTGTTAAATGCTCCTGATTGTGACGACCCGATGGGACTGAGAGATAAGGCAATGCTCGAACTCTTGTATGCCACGGGGTTGCGCGTGACTGAGTTAGTCGGGCTAAGAATGGAGCAAGTCAACATGAGACAAGCTGTTGTACTTGTGCGTGGTAAGGGAGGCAAGGAGCGCTTAGTGCCTATGGGTGAAGAAGCATTGCATTGGATTGAACAATTTCTCAAAAAAGGGCGGGGCTTAATGATCAAGCATGCTACCGATTTTGTCTTTCCATCCAAGCGCGGTATAGGTATGACGCGACAAACTTTTTGGCATCGCATAAAACACTATGCTATTTTGGCAGACGTTAAGTCGCCGTTATCGCCACATACGCTACGTCATGCTTTTGCAACACATTTATTGAATCATGGCGCTGACTTGCGAGTTGTGCAAATGATGCTTGGCCATAGCGACTTGTCGACGACTCAAATTTATACACATGTTGCCAGTGAACGTTTAAAAACATTGCACCAGCAGCATCACCCAAGAGCTTAA
- the fldB gene encoding flavodoxin FldB, with product MQIGLFYGSTTCYTEMAAEKIQEIIGKDTITLFNIKDEPLKQAEQFDFLIFGISTWDFGELQEDWESHWDDIDSVDLSNKVIALFGMGDQQGYGEWFQDALGMLHEKIAPQGVTFLGYWPNSDDYEFEASKALTEDKSQFVGLALDEDSQYDKSDERIATWIEQIMTEYAELDV from the coding sequence ATGCAAATTGGGTTATTTTACGGCTCGACAACATGTTACACAGAAATGGCCGCAGAAAAGATTCAAGAAATCATCGGCAAAGACACAATTACCTTATTTAATATTAAGGACGAGCCGCTAAAACAAGCTGAGCAGTTTGACTTTCTCATTTTTGGTATCTCAACATGGGACTTCGGCGAACTTCAGGAAGACTGGGAGTCTCACTGGGACGATATAGACAGCGTTGATCTGAGCAACAAAGTCATAGCGCTATTCGGCATGGGTGACCAACAAGGTTATGGTGAATGGTTTCAAGATGCACTCGGCATGCTACATGAAAAAATTGCCCCTCAAGGCGTCACCTTTTTAGGCTACTGGCCAAATTCAGACGACTATGAATTTGAAGCGTCAAAAGCACTGACCGAAGATAAAAGTCAGTTTGTTGGTCTGGCACTAGATGAAGACAGTCAATACGACAAAAGCGACGAGCGTATCGCAACTTGGATAGAGCAAATAATGACGGAATACGCCGAATTAGATGTTTAG
- a CDS encoding response regulator — MITAILDKLSCSYDIFESAEAYFEVAKEKHFDIIFMDVNLPGMSGTEAAHLIKQENSRLPILAITADIFLTQAQNEVFDNVIHKPYKLSQIEAALSQFYS, encoded by the coding sequence CTGATCACTGCTATACTCGACAAACTTAGTTGTAGTTATGATATTTTCGAATCTGCTGAAGCCTATTTTGAAGTGGCAAAAGAAAAACACTTTGACATCATTTTTATGGATGTGAATCTTCCGGGTATGAGTGGTACAGAGGCTGCACATTTAATCAAACAAGAAAATTCAAGGTTACCGATCTTGGCGATAACCGCTGATATTTTTTTAACTCAAGCTCAAAATGAAGTTTTCGATAATGTGATCCATAAACCGTATAAGCTATCACAAATCGAGGCCGCATTGAGCCAGTTTTACAGCTGA
- a CDS encoding GAF domain-containing sensor histidine kinase — MKKAEIPNNEENRLKALREYKVLDTAAEANLDEITQLVSEICETPIALISLIDTNRQWFKSKVGLEVDETHRDISFCSHAILQEDVFEVQDALEDERFFDNPLVTGGPKIRHYSGAPLISSGGYKVGTICAVSDKPKKLTDLQRKTLVTLGRQVIRQLELRREVNVLKLLNDSKDNFLSDISHELHTQLNAIIGFNDVVLNSAEAEGFSESTTSYLQNIETGGSKLLTVIDSVLELELIEGEKVQFEPILCSLSDLLKQSVARFATEAKQHDITITHSIAGGYKGEALMLDKDKVSRVIETLLDTAIQSSEAGQEVVLRAYVIGNEIQFIVKDSGKGLSALEQSNLFDRFSMFEGRGNLGVGLSLCVTKALIDIMGGRISVSSQEGEGTEVVFIIPCKSESGVKVASPPKTEHIAIFYHQIGVIEDNPLN, encoded by the coding sequence ATGAAAAAGGCCGAGATCCCAAATAACGAAGAAAATCGTCTCAAAGCACTGCGCGAATATAAGGTATTGGATACAGCTGCCGAAGCAAATCTTGATGAAATTACGCAGCTTGTGTCAGAGATCTGTGAAACGCCTATCGCGCTTATTAGCTTGATAGACACAAATCGCCAATGGTTTAAGTCTAAAGTGGGGCTGGAGGTGGATGAAACCCATCGAGATATCTCCTTTTGCTCCCACGCTATTTTGCAAGAAGATGTATTTGAGGTGCAAGACGCCCTAGAAGATGAGCGCTTTTTTGACAATCCACTGGTTACTGGTGGTCCGAAAATCCGCCATTATTCCGGTGCACCGCTGATTAGCTCAGGTGGTTATAAGGTAGGCACTATTTGTGCTGTCAGTGATAAGCCTAAAAAACTCACCGATTTGCAAAGAAAAACACTTGTCACCTTGGGTCGTCAGGTAATTCGGCAACTCGAACTGCGCAGAGAAGTAAACGTACTTAAGCTGCTTAATGATTCCAAAGACAATTTCTTATCTGATATCAGCCATGAGTTACACACCCAACTTAATGCCATCATTGGTTTTAATGATGTAGTACTCAACTCAGCTGAAGCAGAAGGGTTTTCTGAATCTACGACAAGCTACCTGCAAAATATAGAAACAGGAGGGAGTAAACTGCTTACTGTCATTGATTCTGTTTTAGAGCTTGAGCTCATTGAAGGTGAAAAAGTTCAGTTTGAACCCATTCTTTGTTCATTATCCGATTTACTCAAGCAGTCAGTTGCTCGCTTTGCTACTGAGGCAAAACAACACGATATTACTATTACGCACTCTATTGCTGGCGGCTATAAAGGTGAGGCTTTGATGCTCGATAAGGATAAAGTGTCGCGCGTCATAGAGACTTTACTCGACACTGCAATTCAGAGCAGCGAGGCTGGGCAAGAAGTGGTGCTCAGAGCATATGTCATTGGTAATGAAATACAGTTTATTGTAAAAGACAGTGGTAAAGGCCTTTCGGCGCTTGAGCAAAGTAATCTATTTGACCGCTTTAGCATGTTTGAGGGTAGAGGAAACTTAGGGGTTGGATTAAGCCTATGTGTGACTAAAGCACTTATTGATATTATGGGGGGGCGGATCAGCGTTTCCAGCCAAGAGGGCGAGGGGACTGAGGTGGTGTTTATTATTCCGTGCAAAAGCGAAAGTGGAGTCAAAGTCGCTTCGCCACCAAAAACAGAGCATATCGCCATTTTCTATCATCAGATTGGTGTAATAGAAGACAATCCGCTTAATTAA
- a CDS encoding tRNA1(Val) (adenine(37)-N6)-methyltransferase, with amino-acid sequence MSQFAFKQFSVTQHHAAMKVSTDGILLGAWVPLAEASRIVDVGTGTGLIALMCKQRSPMSTVHAVEIDDDALKDAEFNIKHSPWPDIELHRCAIQKFDSELRFDLMVSNPPYFNASLKGENQARNRARHTDSLSFDALLDAFEKFTTDAGQLAVILPYQESLLFCQLAKARNWFLVSSCAIKTTPSKSYSRRLLLFAKQNIAQPSHDQSLVIYDVDNQYTNDFVSLCHEFYLKM; translated from the coding sequence ATGTCTCAGTTTGCATTTAAACAATTTTCGGTGACCCAGCATCATGCGGCAATGAAGGTTTCGACGGATGGTATTTTGCTTGGCGCGTGGGTTCCACTCGCTGAAGCCAGCCGGATTGTTGATGTCGGAACGGGAACTGGGCTTATCGCATTGATGTGTAAACAGCGAAGTCCAATGAGCACAGTCCATGCGGTTGAGATTGATGACGATGCGTTAAAGGATGCAGAATTTAATATCAAGCATAGCCCGTGGCCTGATATTGAGCTGCATCGCTGTGCAATACAAAAGTTTGATAGCGAGCTGCGCTTTGACCTCATGGTATCAAACCCACCTTACTTCAACGCGAGCTTGAAAGGAGAAAATCAAGCGAGAAATAGAGCGAGACACACGGACAGCCTAAGTTTTGATGCGTTGCTTGATGCCTTCGAAAAGTTTACGACGGATGCTGGGCAACTTGCGGTAATTTTACCCTATCAAGAGAGCTTGCTTTTTTGTCAGCTTGCTAAAGCGCGAAATTGGTTTCTTGTTTCAAGCTGTGCGATTAAAACTACCCCGAGTAAATCTTACTCTCGCAGATTGCTACTGTTCGCCAAACAAAACATAGCACAACCAAGTCATGATCAGTCGTTGGTGATATACGATGTAGATAACCAATATACGAATGATTTTGTTTCTTTATGTCATGAGTTTTACCTAAAAATGTGA
- the srmB gene encoding ATP-dependent RNA helicase SrmB, which produces MQFTEFDLDSKLISAIKKMGFDTPTSIQQMAIPEALIGRDILASAPTGTGKTAAFLIPAIQYLLDFPRKEPGFARVLIMTPTRELAYQIHEQCELLAAGVNLKIGVVTGGINYGSHKEIFEKNNDILIATPGRLMEYLETENFHAENVELLILDEADRMLDMGFRKEMLRICSEAVNRRQCFLFSATLEGESVEKFAERILQDPALLEATPSRKEKGKIHQWVHLADNYEHKVNLLAQLLDDEEVTKAVIFVKTRERLETLVGELFAKGIKTTWLRGEMPQDKRMAAMASFHSGKTNILVATDVAARGIDVADISHVFNFDMPRTADIYVHRIGRTGRAGKKGTAVSLVEAHDVEILGKVERYTDQKLKRRVIKGLEPKHKEAKAPKKKKDPVKIKAKKKAAKVKKKK; this is translated from the coding sequence ATGCAATTTACTGAATTTGATTTAGACAGCAAGCTGATTAGTGCGATTAAAAAAATGGGTTTCGATACTCCCACCAGCATTCAACAGATGGCTATTCCTGAAGCGCTAATTGGCCGAGATATTCTCGCCAGCGCACCAACCGGTACGGGTAAAACCGCTGCATTCTTGATCCCTGCGATTCAGTATTTGCTTGATTTCCCTCGCAAAGAGCCAGGCTTTGCCCGCGTACTTATCATGACGCCAACGCGTGAACTTGCCTATCAAATACACGAGCAATGTGAACTCCTTGCCGCAGGTGTTAATCTTAAAATAGGCGTGGTAACTGGCGGTATTAATTACGGCAGTCACAAAGAAATCTTCGAAAAGAACAATGATATCCTTATCGCAACGCCAGGTCGTTTGATGGAATATCTTGAAACCGAGAACTTCCACGCAGAAAACGTTGAGCTACTGATCTTAGATGAAGCCGACCGCATGCTAGACATGGGCTTTCGAAAAGAAATGCTACGTATTTGCTCTGAAGCGGTTAACCGTCGTCAGTGCTTTTTGTTCTCTGCAACCCTTGAGGGCGAAAGCGTTGAGAAGTTTGCTGAGCGTATATTGCAAGACCCAGCACTACTTGAAGCCACTCCATCACGTAAAGAAAAAGGTAAAATCCATCAGTGGGTTCATCTTGCAGATAACTACGAGCACAAAGTCAATTTGCTCGCACAACTACTAGATGACGAAGAAGTAACCAAAGCGGTTATCTTCGTAAAAACGCGTGAACGCCTAGAAACACTCGTTGGCGAGCTATTTGCTAAAGGCATTAAAACCACTTGGCTGCGTGGTGAAATGCCACAAGACAAACGCATGGCTGCGATGGCAAGTTTTCACAGTGGTAAGACGAATATCTTAGTGGCAACAGATGTTGCAGCCCGTGGTATCGACGTTGCGGATATCAGCCACGTATTTAACTTTGATATGCCGCGCACCGCAGATATTTATGTACACCGCATCGGTCGTACAGGCCGCGCTGGTAAAAAAGGCACCGCGGTTTCTTTGGTTGAAGCCCACGATGTTGAAATTTTAGGGAAGGTTGAGCGTTACACCGACCAAAAACTTAAGCGCCGAGTAATTAAAGGCCTTGAACCTAAACATAAAGAAGCAAAAGCACCGAAGAAGAAAAAAGATCCGGTGAAAATCAAGGCGAAAAAGAAAGCCGCCAAGGTTAAAAAGAAAAAGTAA
- a CDS encoding glycerophosphodiester phosphodiesterase family protein encodes MFIKIIKTFLIALSCIITLGVVNAYMFVPDLQRHGEIVAYRGGGSAVNYEKLKKTGCTALSIKASNINSVENTLEAVASSVAAGANVIHLNVHRTRDDQLVVFHDWTLDCATNGSGPVHKTSFEQLKSVDAGYGYTFDDGATFPFRGKGFRISKLEAFYERYPKHEFWLNLKSNDIRSFETLYEYLAGKKSNHIVITSSKGMDWFRNKDSSLRLASVGSVKSCGIDYLLVGWAGLVPESCRNTILFIPPSMTKYFWGYPERLASRLQSYGSDVYLWSRHESITQSYSDVVASGIGVITSDLDFIRAAQANKRINQDAR; translated from the coding sequence ATGTTTATAAAAATAATTAAGACGTTTTTGATCGCACTGTCTTGCATAATCACACTAGGAGTTGTTAACGCTTATATGTTCGTTCCTGACCTTCAGCGACATGGCGAGATCGTGGCCTATCGAGGAGGCGGAAGTGCAGTTAACTATGAAAAATTAAAAAAAACTGGCTGTACCGCCCTTTCAATAAAAGCGTCAAACATCAATTCTGTTGAGAACACACTAGAAGCAGTGGCTTCTTCCGTTGCAGCCGGAGCTAACGTAATTCATCTAAATGTTCATAGAACTCGTGATGACCAACTGGTTGTCTTTCATGACTGGACGTTAGATTGTGCTACAAACGGGTCTGGGCCGGTACATAAAACATCGTTTGAGCAGTTGAAAAGTGTTGATGCAGGATATGGATATACGTTTGATGATGGTGCGACTTTCCCATTTAGAGGAAAAGGTTTTAGGATTTCCAAGTTAGAGGCGTTTTACGAACGGTATCCAAAGCATGAGTTTTGGTTAAACCTAAAGAGTAACGACATACGTTCATTCGAAACTCTATATGAGTATCTAGCTGGAAAAAAATCTAACCATATTGTAATTACCTCTTCAAAAGGTATGGATTGGTTTCGAAACAAGGATTCGTCTTTACGGTTAGCAAGCGTTGGTAGTGTAAAGAGTTGCGGAATAGATTATCTTTTAGTTGGATGGGCGGGATTAGTTCCTGAGTCCTGTAGGAACACCATTCTTTTTATACCTCCCTCGATGACAAAGTATTTTTGGGGCTATCCTGAGCGCCTCGCATCAAGATTGCAGAGCTATGGTTCGGATGTTTATCTTTGGTCCCGACATGAATCGATTACCCAATCCTACTCTGATGTAGTCGCATCGGGTATTGGAGTTATCACTAGTGATCTTGATTTTATTCGTGCAGCACAAGCTAACAAACGCATCAATCAGGACGCTCGCTAA
- a CDS encoding S66 family peptidase, with protein sequence MQLRKPKKLNRGDTLAIVSPSWGGPGTFPHIFEQGLANLRSLGFNIVEMSSARTAADVLFSQPQLRAKDINDAFADPNIAGIISSIGGSDSARILPYLDKSVILNNPKFMMGYSDFSTLTTLLSQWGLVTFNGPSVMAGFSQYHNASAEYQAYLVQALLGEVHYPIFKAYSHGYPDWAIPENVGKLHPAIATNGPKVLQGTGQVEGRLFGGCFEVMEMLKGTEYWPSPSFWQDKLLFLETSEDKPSQDYIRFWLRNYGVMGVFEKLSGLMIGRARDYSEREMAALDEVILSVVRDEFGCDSLPVITRLDFGHTDPQWILPLGIQHRLDLDNFSLVAIEPVFDSL encoded by the coding sequence GTGCAATTACGCAAGCCTAAAAAACTAAACCGAGGTGATACCCTTGCGATTGTATCACCTAGCTGGGGTGGCCCAGGTACATTTCCCCATATTTTTGAGCAAGGCTTAGCAAACCTGCGTTCGCTTGGTTTTAATATTGTTGAAATGTCGTCGGCTCGAACGGCCGCAGATGTGCTCTTTTCACAGCCACAATTACGTGCAAAAGATATCAATGATGCCTTTGCCGATCCTAATATAGCCGGGATAATTTCTTCTATTGGTGGTTCAGATTCCGCGCGGATCCTACCTTATTTAGATAAATCCGTTATCTTGAATAACCCTAAGTTTATGATGGGCTATTCTGACTTTTCCACGCTCACCACACTGCTAAGCCAATGGGGATTAGTCACCTTTAACGGCCCATCGGTCATGGCCGGTTTCTCCCAGTACCACAACGCTAGTGCTGAGTATCAAGCCTATTTAGTTCAGGCGCTGCTAGGTGAAGTCCATTATCCAATATTCAAAGCTTATTCTCATGGATATCCGGATTGGGCAATACCAGAAAACGTCGGTAAGCTGCATCCCGCTATTGCGACAAATGGTCCTAAAGTACTGCAAGGTACAGGGCAAGTGGAAGGGCGGCTATTTGGCGGCTGTTTTGAAGTGATGGAGATGCTAAAAGGCACTGAATACTGGCCATCGCCGTCATTTTGGCAAGACAAATTGCTATTTTTAGAAACCTCTGAAGATAAACCCAGTCAAGACTATATTCGCTTTTGGTTACGTAACTATGGCGTAATGGGCGTGTTTGAGAAACTATCCGGCTTAATGATTGGCCGTGCTCGGGATTACAGCGAGCGCGAGATGGCTGCGCTTGATGAGGTGATTTTATCGGTTGTACGTGATGAGTTTGGCTGTGACAGTTTACCCGTAATAACTCGGCTTGACTTTGGCCATACCGATCCGCAGTGGATTTTGCCGTTAGGAATACAGCATCGCTTGGATTTGGATAACTTCAGTCTAGTTGCGATAGAGCCGGTATTTGATTCGTTGTAG
- a CDS encoding NAD(P)/FAD-dependent oxidoreductase: MKQYDVIIAGGGVIGAACAYFLSRDTNLKIALVDLKKPGNASRASAGGLWAIGESVGLGCGVIFFKTLSKLQSEGDTEAAETLRPHQLPECFFELALKSNELYPALHEEMLTRHDVDFKFERTGLKFIMYNRDDEIYADSIVSGIPNLSSQIRWLDQQQLRAEEPYITPDAIGAIDFICDHQVNPYRLVDAYTEGARQNGVELFLNTEVLEVLREGNKVIGVRTQEQSLHCDTLINAAGAWADDIYYQATGKHMPVYPVKGQIVLSERMPKVLNGCISTSDCYIAQKDNGEILIGSSTEEKGFDTTNSLDKITELSQGAMKCLPILKESSIKRCWAGLRPGTPDELPILGPVDGVEGYINACGHFRTGILMSAITGTLITELMTGKPTSVDLAPFCVERFE, from the coding sequence ATGAAGCAGTATGATGTCATTATCGCAGGTGGCGGTGTAATTGGTGCTGCCTGTGCCTATTTTTTAAGCCGCGATACCAACCTAAAAATCGCGTTAGTGGATTTAAAAAAGCCGGGTAACGCGTCTCGTGCCTCTGCGGGTGGATTATGGGCAATTGGTGAGTCGGTTGGTCTTGGCTGTGGTGTGATCTTCTTCAAAACCTTGTCTAAGCTCCAAAGCGAAGGCGATACCGAAGCTGCAGAAACATTGCGGCCGCATCAATTACCAGAATGCTTTTTTGAACTTGCGCTCAAGTCAAACGAGTTATATCCAGCACTGCATGAAGAAATGCTGACCAGACACGATGTCGACTTTAAGTTTGAACGTACCGGTCTTAAATTCATTATGTACAATCGCGATGATGAAATATATGCAGATAGCATAGTGTCTGGGATCCCTAATTTGTCTTCGCAGATCCGATGGTTAGACCAACAGCAATTACGTGCAGAGGAACCTTACATCACTCCAGATGCGATTGGTGCAATAGATTTTATTTGTGACCATCAGGTAAACCCATACCGATTAGTTGATGCGTATACCGAAGGGGCACGCCAAAATGGTGTTGAATTATTTCTGAATACCGAAGTGCTAGAGGTACTGCGTGAAGGGAATAAGGTGATAGGTGTGAGGACGCAAGAGCAAAGCCTACATTGTGATACCTTAATTAATGCCGCTGGTGCCTGGGCGGATGACATTTACTATCAGGCTACAGGTAAACACATGCCAGTTTACCCGGTTAAGGGTCAAATAGTGCTGTCTGAGCGCATGCCTAAAGTATTAAATGGTTGTATCAGTACCAGTGATTGCTACATTGCACAAAAGGACAACGGCGAGATTTTAATTGGCTCTTCAACGGAGGAAAAAGGCTTCGATACCACCAATAGTCTAGATAAAATCACTGAGTTGTCACAAGGTGCTATGAAGTGTCTACCCATTCTTAAAGAGTCGAGTATTAAACGTTGTTGGGCAGGGCTTAGACCCGGTACACCGGATGAGCTGCCAATTTTGGGCCCCGTTGATGGCGTGGAAGGTTACATTAATGCGTGTGGGCACTTTAGGACGGGGATTTTAATGTCGGCCATTACCGGCACGCTTATTACTGAACTCATGACAGGCAAACCTACCTCTGTTGATTTGGCTCCGTTTTGCGTTGAAAGGTTCGAATAA